A genomic window from Brassica oleracea var. oleracea cultivar TO1000 chromosome C8, BOL, whole genome shotgun sequence includes:
- the LOC106311744 gene encoding probable alpha,alpha-trehalose-phosphate synthase [UDP-forming] 9 — protein sequence MVSRSCANFLDLSSWDLLDFPQTQTQRALPRVMTVPGIVSELEGDGSSDVNSSTGYHERKIIVANMLPLQTKKDSETGQWCFTWDEDSLLIQLKDGFPPDTEFVYIGSLNADIAINEQEAVSQKLLSEFNCVPTFLPKEIQEKYYRGFCKHHLWPLFHYMLPMFPDHGDRFDRRLWQAYVSANKIFSDRVMEVINPEDDYVWIQDYHLMVLPTFLRKRFNRIKLGFFLHSPFPSSEIYRTLPVRDDILRGLLNCDLIGFHTFDYARHFLSCCSRMLGLDYESKRGHIGLDYFGRTVFIKILPIGIHIGRLESVLNLSSTAAKMKEIQEQFKGKKLILGIDDMDIFKGISLKLIAMEHLFETYWHMRGKVVLIQIVNPARASGKDVEEAKREIYVTAKRINERYGSSGYQPVILIDRLVPRYEKTAYYAMADCCLVNAVRDGMNLVPYKYIICRQGTPGIDKAMGTSRDSPRTSMLVVSEFIGCSPSLSGAIRVNPWDVDAVAEAVNLALKMSEAEKRLRHEKHYHYVSTHDVGYWAKSFLQDLERASQDHYNKRCWGIGFGLSFRVLSLSPSFRKLSIDHIVSTYRKTETRAIFLDYDGTLVPESSLVKTPTAEVLSVLKSLCEDPKNTVFIVSGRGWESLSDWLSLCENLGIAAEHGYFIRWSSKKEWETCYSSAEAEWKTIVEPVMRSYMDATDGSTIEFKESALVWHHQDADPDFGSCQAKELLDHLESVLANEPVVVKRGQHIVEVKPQGVSKGLAVEKVIHRMVENGNSPDMVMCIGDDRSDEDMFESILNTVTNPDLPMRPEIFACTVGRKPSKAKYFLDDVSDVLKLLEGLGAASSRSKPEYGQESSSSSSQTHVAFESII from the exons ATGGTGTCGAGATCTTGTGCAAACTTTCTCGACTTATCATCTTGGGACTTGTTGGACTTCCCTCAAACTCAAACCCAGAGAGCTCTTCCTCGCGTCATGACTGTTCCTGGCATCGTCTCCGAGTTAGAAGGAGACGGATCCTCCGACGTTAACTCCTCCACCGGCTACCACGAGCGGAAGATTATCGTCGCCAACATGTTGCCTCTACAAACTAAAAAAGACTCAGAAACTGGACAGTGGTGCTTCACCTGGGACGAAGATTCTCTCCTCATCCAGCTCAAAGACGGGTTTCCTCCCGATACCGAGTTCGTTTACATAGGCTCACTCAACGCTGATATTGCTATAAATGAGCAAGAAGCTGTTTCGCAAAAGCTTCTGTCGGAATTCAACTGCGTTCCCACGTTCTTGCCAAAAGAGATTCAAGAAAAGTACTACCGCGGCTTCTGTAAACACCACCTCTGGCCGCTCTTCCACTATATGCTCCCCATGTTCCCTGACCACGGCGACCGTTTCGATCGCCGTCTCTGGCAGGCCTACGTCTCCGCCAACAAGATATTCTCCGACAGGGTGATGGAAGTCATCAACCCTGAGGACGACTACGTCTGGATTCAAGATTATCATCTGATGGTTCTCCCCACGTTCTTGAGGAAGCGGTTCAACAGGATCAAACTCGGATTCTTCCTCCACAGCCCCTTCCCCTCTTCAGAAATCTACCGGACTTTGCCCGTCCGGGACGACATTCTGAGAGGGCTGTTGAACTGCGATCTCATCGGTTTCCACACGTTTGATTACGCGCGGCATTTCTTGTCGTGCTGCAGTAGAATGCTTGGACTTGATTACGAGTCCAAGCGCGGTCACATCGGTCTAGATTACTTTGGTCGAACGGTGTTTATCAAGATTCTTCCTATCGGCATCCATATAGGTAGGCTTGAGTCTGTTTTGAACCTCTCATCAACCGCGGCGAAAATGAAAGAGATTCAAGAACAGTTCAAAGGGAAGAAGCTGATCCTAGGCATCGACGATATGGACATTTTCAAAGGCATAAGCCTCAAACTCATAGCCATGGAGCATCTTTTCGAGACGTATTGGCATATGAGAGGCAAAGTTGTCCTGATTCAGATAGTGAACCCGGCGCGTGCCTCAGGTAAGGATGTGGAAGAAGCAAAGAGGGAGATATATGTAACTGCTAAAAGGATCAACGAGCGGTACGGCTCCTCTGGTTATCAGCCAGTTATCTTGATTGATCGTCTCGTTCCACGTTACGAGAAGACTGCTTATTATGCTATGGCGGACTGCTGTTTGGTGAACGCGGTAAGAGACGGCATGAACTTGGTTCCGTACAAGTATATCATCTGCAGGCAAGGGACTCCGGGTATAGATAAAGCCATGGGGACTAGCCGTGACTCGCCGCGCACAAGCATGCTTGTGGTCTCTGAGTTTATCGGCTGCTCGCCTTCTTTGAGCGGCGCGATAAGGGTGAACCCGTGGGATGTTGATGCTGTTGCGGAAGCGGTTAACTTAGCCCTCAAGATGAGCGAGGCCGAGAAGCGATTACGGCACGAGAAACACTATCATTACGTTAGTACTCACGATGTGGGCTATTGGGCGAAGAGCTTTTTGCAGGATCTAGAGAGGGCGAGCCAGGATCATTATAACAAGCGTTGTTGGGGTATTGGTTTCGGCTTGAGTTTCAGGGTTTTGTCATTGTCTCCGAGTTTTAGGAAGCTGTCTATCGACCACATTGTCTCCACGTATAGAAAGACAGAGACAAGGGCGATATTTTTGGATTATGATGGCACTCTCGTTCCTGAGAGCTCACTTGTCAAGACTCCTACTGCTGAAGTGCTTTCTGTTCTGAAATCTCTGTGTGAAGATCCTAAAAACACTGTGTTTATCGTTAGTGGCAGAGGCTGGGAGTCTCTGAGCGATTGGCTGTCTCTGTGTGAGAATCTTGGAATAGCAGCTGAACATGGATACTTCATAAG GTGGAGTAGCAAGAAAGAATGGGAGACTTGTTACTCGTCAGCTGAAGCGGAGTGGAAGACAATTGTAGAACCGGTTATGAGATCATACATGGACGCAACCGATGGTTCCACTATAGAGTTCAAAGAGAGTGCTTTGGTTTGGCATCATCAAGACGCGGATCCAGACTTTGGATCCTGCCAAGCGAAGGAGCTTCTGGATCATCTAGAGAGCGTACTTGCAAACGAGCCCGTTGTGGTCAAGAGAGGCCAACACATCGTAGAGGTCAAACCACAG GGAGTAAGTAAAGGTTTGGCTGTGGAGAAAGTGATACACAGAATGGTGGAGAATGGAAACTCACCCGACATGGTGATGTGTATAGGAGATGACAGATCAGACGAGGACATGTTTGAGAGCATATTGAACACAGTGACGAACCCGGACCTCCCAATGCGACCAGAGATATTCGCCTGCACGGTGGGGAGAAAACCAAGCAAAGCCAAGTACTTCTTGGATGATGTCTCTGACGTATTGAAGCTCCTGGAGGGACTGGGTGCTGCATCGAGCAGATCGAAGCCAGAGTATGGACAAGAATCCTCATCCTCATCCTCACAAACACATGTGGCGTTTGAGAGCATCATCTGA